Within the Pseudomonas chlororaphis subsp. aurantiaca genome, the region ACCTTCGCCAGACAGAAACGCATCGCCGGCCGCTTGTGGGGTTTCGCGCACCACCTGCAAGGCTTCCAGGCGGCCGTTGAGGTCAGTGTCGTCCGTGGTAACTATGGGTTCGGAGCTGGACGGGGGGGACAGGTGCCACACGGGAAACGGCACCGCTCCATACCCTTCGGCCAGGTCGTCGGCGTCCAGCGCTTTCGGCGCCAGGGGCAAGGCGCCGCTGTCGGCCAGCAACAGGCGCAGGTTCACCCGGCTGTCGTTGCCCGGGTTGAGAAACGGCAGGCTGCTGCAGCCTTCGAGGTTTTTTTTGAGCAGGGTCCAGCGCGGGTAACAGGAATCGTCGGAGCTGGCCTGGGCCTGATTGCAGAGGAGGGCGCCGAGCGCCAGTGTCAAAGACGACAAAAGACCGATACGCATGAATTGTCCTTAATCCGAAACTATGGGAGCCGAAGGTCCAAGTGTGGCGCAAATCATACAGAAGGCATTCGCGGGCATCTAAAATACCCACACGACCCGATACACGCCGCGCCGGACAAGGCATCTATGCTGTCAGGCGGGTGCTCGATGCCGTTGTCGGGATTGATAAAGATAGTGGCCATTTGCTTGACGCTTGCGCTTGCTGTCTTAGACTCCGCCCATCCGTCAGGGAGTTACGGTTATGCGGCGATTTCAAGGATTGGGATTGGGATTGACCTGCCTGGTGTGCGTGGCCCAGGCGCAGACGCCTGCACCAGACGATCCCCTGCTCAATGACACTGCTGCCGGCGCCGCCGTGGCGAGCGGCAGCGAAGCGCGAGGCGTGCTGCGGGCCAAGGATCAGGCGGTATTGGCCGGCGAACTGTCCGGGCGCATCGTCGAGTTGCCCTACAGCGAAGGCGAGTCCTTCAAGAAAGGCGACGTGCTGGCCCGCTTCGATTGCTCGGCCTACCAGGCCCAGCTCAATGCCGCTCAGGCCGCCAGCCGCGGCGCCAACGAAGAGCTGGCGCACAACCGCCAATTGGCTTCGCTCAACTCGGTCGGCCGCTTCGAAGTGGCGCGAGCCGCGGCCAAGGTCTCCGAGACCCAGGCGCAATCCCAGGTCTATCAGGTGCAGGTCAAGCGTTGCAGCGTGGTCGCACCGTTCGACGGGCAGGTGGTGGAGCGCAAGGTGAAACGCTACGAAAGCGTGACGGCCGGCTCGCCCTTGCTGGAAATCGTCGACAACCGCTCCCTGGAAATCCACCTGCTGGTGCCGTCGAGCTGGATGGGCAAGCTCAAGGCCGGGCAGACCTTCAGCTTCGTCCCCGATGAAACCGGCAAGCCGCTGGCCGCCACGGTCAAGCGCCTCGGCGCGCGGATCGACGAGGGCAGCCAGACGCTGCTGCTGGTGGCGGCCGTGCCCAACGCCGAGGGCCTGCTGGCGGGCATGAGTGGCACGGCGCGGTTCGCGGAGCTCAAATGAACGCACCGGTAGCGGGCGCCGCCGAACAGGTCTTCGCCCGGTTCCTCGACCTGGAGCGCCAGACCCGCGCCGCGCGCACCGTCGAGCAACTGGCCTACAGCCTGGTCAACGACGGCCAGGCGCTGTTCGGCTTTCGCCACGCGGCGCTGGTGATCGCCGGCAAGGTCCGCGCGGTGACCGGCGTCAGCGCGCTCGACCCGAATGCGCCCTTCGTGGCTTTCGTCGAACAGGCGGTGGCCCAGCTGTTCAAGCTCGAACTCGTGCAACAGGCGCGGGTGGTCGCGGCCGAGCAACTGAGCGCCCCGGTGCGGGCCGACTGGCAGAGTCTGTCGGCGGCCCAGGTGTTCTGGTTGCCGCTGATCGATCGCCAGGGCGCGGTCTTTGGTGGCCTGTGGCTGGCCCGCGACACGCCGTGGAACCCTTCCGAACAGGTGCTGCTGGCGCAACTGGGCGACACCTACAGCCACGCCTGGCTGGCATTGCAACCGCGCAAGCCGTGGCGCCTGCGCTGGAATCGAAAGCGCCGCCTGGCGCTGCTGGCGGTGGTGTTGCTGGGGCTGCTGATTCCGGTGCGGCAATCAGTGCTGGCGCCGGCCGAAGTGGTGCCGTTGGGCGGGCGCGTGGTGGCGGCGCCGCTGGACGGGGTGATCGCCGAGTTCCTGGTCAAGCCCAACCAGACGGTGAAAGCCGGCGACCTGCTGCTGCGTTTCGAAAACACCACCCTCAACGCCCAGGCCGACGTCGCCGCCCGCGCCTTGGGCGTGGCCGAGGCGGAATTGAAGACCAACTCCCAGCGGGCCTTTGCCGATGCCGAATCCAGCTCGAAGATCGACCTGCTGGCGGCCCGGGTCGAACAGAAACGCGCCGAACGCGATTACGCCCGCGAGTTGCTCAAGCGCAGCGAAGTACGGGCCGAACGTGACGGTATCGCGGTGTTCGCCGATGCCGAGCGCTGGACCGGCAAACCGGTACAGACCGGCGAGCGGCTGATGGAAATCGCCGACCCGAGCCAGGCCGAGTTGCGCATCGAACTGGCCGTGGGCGATGCCATTGCCCTGGAGCCCGGCGCGCAGGTGGCGCTGTTTCTCGACAGCGACCCGTTGCAGCGCCATCTGGCCAGCCTCGAACGGGCGGCCTACGAAGCGCAGCCGACGCCGGGCGGACAGCTGGCCTACCGCCTCGATGCGCGTTTTCGCGACGCGCCACCGCGGATCGGTCTGCGCGGCACGGCCAAGCTCTTCGGTGAGCGCGCGCCGCTGGCGCTGTACCTGCTGCGCCGGCCCCTGGCCGGTCTGCGGCAGAGCGTGGGGTTGTAATGAACCTGCCGGGCCTGCGTGCGGACTTGCAGCTGTCGGCAGCGGCGCCGGCGCTGGATGGTTCGCCGCGCTGGACCCTGGCCGATCCGGTGCGCGGCCGTTATTTCAAGCTCGGAGCGGCGGCGATGCGCTTGCTCAGGCACTGGTCCCTGGGGGACGCCGGGCAGGTGCTGCACGCCGCCAACCGCGAACCGGGGCTGCCTCTGGGCGGCGCGGAGCTGGAAGAATTGCTGGGCTTTTTGCGCAGTCATGACCTGATCACCGCCCTCGATCCGCAACAGCGCGCCAGCTATGACCTCAAGGCCGCCGCGCAGCACCAGAGCCTCTGGCAGGTGCTGCTGCACCAATACCTGTTCTTTCGTATCCCGCTGTGGCGCCCGGACGCCTTTCTCAATCGCGCCTGGCCGTGGCTGGCGCGATTCGGGTCGGGGCTGCTGCGTTACGGCTTGCCCCTGACCCTGGGGCTGGGCGTGTTCCTGGTATCGCGGGACTGGCAGCGCTTCCTGGCGACCTTCCCCCACCTGTTCAGCCTCGGCGGCGCCCTGGCGTTTGGCGTGGCGCTGTTCTTCGCCAAGCTGTGCCATGAGTTCGGCCACGCCTTCATGGCCAAGCGTGCCGGCTGCCGGGTACAGAGCATGGGGGTGGCGTTCATGGTGCTGCTGCCGATGTTCTACACCGACGTCAGCGATGCCTGGCGAGTCAACGATCGTCGCGCGCGCTTGCTGATCGGCGCCGGTGGCGTACTGGCCGAGCTGCTGCTGGCCAGCATCGCCCTGCTGGCCTGGTCGCTGCTGCCGGACGGCCCGGCGCGCACCGCGGCTTTCATGCTCGCCAGCGCGACCTGGATCACCACCCTGGTGATCAACCTGAACCCTTTCATGCGCTTCGATGGCTACTTTCTGCTCAGCGACTTCTGGGAGGTGGACAATCTCCAGGGGCGGGCCTTCGCCCTCTGTCGCTGGCGCCTGCGCGAGGCCTTGTTCGGCTACCGGCAGCCCGCGCCGGAACCCTGGTCGCCGGCCATGCAGCGGCGTCTGCTGTGGTGGGGTTATGGCTCGTGGCTGTGGCGCGCGGTGCTGTTTTTCGGGATTGCGCTGGCGGTGTACCACCTGTTTTTCAAGCTGCTGGGCATCTTCCTGATGCTGGTGGAACTGGTGTGGTTCATCTTCTTGCCCATCGTGCGCGAATGGCGCGAATGGTGGACGCGCCGCGAGCAGGCCGATGCGCCGCGGGTGTTGCTCAGCAGCCTGGGGCTGGTGGCGGCGCTGTTGCTGGTGGCGGTGCCCTGGCGCAGTTCGGTGGAGGTGCCGGCGATGCTTGAGGCCGGGCGTGCCAGCGCCTTGCATGCGCCGGTGGCGGCGCGGGTCCGGCAGGTCAATGTCAGCGACGGTCAGGCGGTGAGCAAGGGCCAGGTACTGGTGGAACTCGAGTCCCCGGACCTGGCGTCGCGCCAAGCCATCGCGCGCCGGGAAATCGAGATCCAGCAACTGCAGATGCGCCGCCGCGCCGGGCGCAGCGAGACCGCGGCCGACGCCGGGATTGTCGAGCAGCAGCTGGCCGAGGCGGTGGCCGAGTACCGCGGCCTGTCGGCGCAACGCGAGCGTTTGCTGCTGCGGGCGCCTGAGGCTGGCCAGTTGCGTGACCTGCTGCCGCAACTGCAGGTGGGCCGCTGGGTATCGTCCAAGGATCCGCTGGCCCGGGTGGTCGAGCCGGGGGCGCGCTTGCGCGGTTTTCTGGCCGAGGCCGAACTATGGCGAGTCGCGCCGGGCGCCACGGGGCGCTTTATCGCCGACGACCCGATGCATCCGGCGCTCGAGGTGCAACTGACCGAAGTCGACACCAACGGCGTGGCTTATATCGACCAGGAGGCGCTGACTTCCGATCACCATGGGCCGATTGCCGTGCGCCGCGATGAAAACCGCCGCGCCGAACCGGTCCAGGCGCAGTACGGCGCGCGGCTCAAGGTGCTCGACACCAGCGTCACCCCGAGCCAGCCGCTGCGCGGCGTGGTGGTGTTGCAGGGGCGTGGCGAGTCGCTGCTGGGCACGGCCTGGCGGCGTCTGGCGGCGCTCGGCGTGAGGGAAAGCGGGTTCTGAGACAAGGAATGTTCAGGGAGAGCGCATATGTTGCATAAGGATTCAGCCATGTCCGATGGCCTGGTGGTACGTCCGTCGCGGCCCACCGACGGACCGTTCCTGCAAAGCCTTTACCGTTCGGCGCGCAGCGATCTGCAATGGATCGACGGCGAACAGGAGCAGATCGAGCAGGTGATCGCCCAGCAGTTCCAGGTCCAGGAGCAGGGCGCGGGGGAGAATTTCCCCGGCGCCATGCAGTACGTGATCGAAAAACTCGGCAGCGCCATCGGTGCCTTGACCACCGATTTCGGCCCCAATGAAATCCGCGTGCTGTACCTGGCGTTCATTCCCGCTGCCCGCGGTCGCGGCTATGGGCGCACCGTGCTGCGGGGTGTGCAGAAGGCCGCCGAGCAGGTGCGTTGCCCGGTGGCCACGGTGGTCTGGGCCAGCAACCCCCATGCGCGCCGGCATTACCTGGCGCTGGGGTTTCAGGTCGAGGAAGCCAACCCGGCGGCCGAGCGGCTGGTGTGGTATCCCGGTCCGCGCGGCTGAGCGGCGCAACCCGGCGGATTCGAGCCAGTGCCTGGGGCGATGCCGCCAGGCACGCCCGGTTCAGTTGAAGGCGATATAGAAATAACCCAGCGTCGGGTCGCGGCCCAGGGCCGGCACCCGCGACACGAACATGTCTTGCAGATGGCCGACGCCGGGCAGCTCCAGGTCGCACAGGCCGTCGACGAACTCTGTCGGCTCCAGGCTGTTGAGTTCGACGCAGAAGGGCATGCGCGCGCTGTTCGGCATGCGGGCCTGGGGGGTGTCCTTGATGGACTCTATATGGACCGGCAAGACGCTGCCGTCCGGTAGCAACAGGTTGCAGGTTTGCCCCAGCAGAGGCTGGAAATGCTCACTTTGCAGCAGATGCAGCATGGCGCCACTCCTGGCCGGAAAAAGGGCCGGGGGGACGTCCCCCGGCGCGAACTTCAATTGCGCGATGGGAACAGGCCGTTCAGGGCCACGCTGAAGTTGATCACCAGGAACGGGTTCATCACCGGCAGCGGCAGCCCGTTGCCGGCGGGCGAGATGGTGCCGGTGATCGTGGTACTGACCCCCTGGAGCGGCACGGGCGTGGTGCCTTGCTTGTCGGAGTAGATGGTGGCGGTGCCCGGCCCGCCGCCGGAGGTGCCGATGAACGAGTTGGTGGCCGTCGGGGTACTGGCCGGGTTGCTGGCGGGGTTGGCCAGCTGCAGCGTGGTGGCGGCGCTCAGGCTGGCGAGGGTATGGGTGTGGGCAGGCAGGTTGTTGAGGGTGGGGGTGACGTTTTCGGTGCCGGAAACCTCGCCGATTACCCGGGGCGTCAGGCCCAGCCCGTTGCCCTGGCCGATGGGCAGGCGCCCTTGCAGGTTCGGCAGCTGGAAGTTGGTGGTGCCGTTGCCGCCGTAGTAGGTGCCCAGCAGCGAAAACAGCGCCTGGTACTGCGAGATCCCTAGGGTCTGGCCGTAACACGAGGCCCAGCCGTTGGGAGGGAAGTTAAAGGAAAAAGCTTGAATGGTGCCCATGAACACTTCCATAGTTTTTTATCCTTCAGGTTAATCAGTGAAACTCCCTGAGCCGATCCCTGGTGTCTGGCCTGACAGCTTGACCGATACGGTCAGAACGCCAAGCGGGCTCATTGACCGCAGTGGTTAGCGTAGACGCTGTTCCGCCAGTCGCCCGAGGTGATGGGGTGCCTTATGTCTGGCCGGATAAACAGCGATGCTGTGCTGGCAAAACGCGGGTGCAGGGGACGATTCATGGCGTTTCGCAGAGAGCCGCAATGGCTGGATACGGCCGAGCCGGGCATCACCCATCGGCTGACGAGCGACGCCCAGCGCCTGATCGCGCTGCTGCGGGCGTACTGGCTGCTGCCGATCCTGCTGCTGGCGGTGGCCACCCGTTTCTATGACCTGACCGCCGCGCCATCTGGGGCGATGAAGCCTCCAGCCTGCTGCCCACCGCCATGCGCTACAGCCAGGAAGTGCGCATGTATGCGTTGTTGGGAGTGTGGCTGCTCGGCCACCCTGGCCCTGGTGTACTGGGTCAGGCAGCCTCGGCGTCGGCGCTACCTGGTGTATTACACGCTACTGATGAGCGCGGCGTTCTACACCCACTATTTCACCGCGCTCTGCGTGCTTGCCCATTGGTTGTACCTGTTGCTGCTGCGCCTGCAAGCAACGCTCCAGAGCCGGGCGATCAACCGGTCGGGCTGGTGGCTGGCCAATGCTGCCATCGTCATGTTGTTCGCCCCCTGGCTGCCGGGACTGGTGGACCTGCTGCAACACATCGACCAGCTGAAAGCCAGCGGCGACGTGGGCTGGGAGCCGTCGGTGGACCTTTCCTCGCTGCCCTCGATGGTCTGGCAACTGCTGATCCAGGGCGATGGCGAAACCCGTTCTCCGCTGCTGTTCGCGAGCCTGCCGCTGCTGGTGCTGGGCGTCGGCGGAAATGCTGGGTAGCCAGCCAGGGAAACCTGCGGGATAGACGTCTTGGGCGATTTTTGCGCAAAAAAACGGCCTGTGAACCGGCCGGTGACGAAAGGCAGGATTCAGGGCGGTCAGGGGCTTAATCGATTCATGTTCAGTCCCAGAGCGGCTGCTGTTTTTTTGAGCACACATTTTTTGTGGTTTTGCTCCGAATTGATATCAAAACACCACTAGTTGGTTTTCTGAGCTTGCACTACGCTTTGCCACAAATGGACTTATAGCTAGGGTGAAGGGATTGCCGCAGTTCCACTTTATCTCCGGTTTACCGCGCTCAGGGTCGACCCTGCTGTCCGCCATTCTGTTGCAGAACCCGCGCTTTCACGCCGGCATGACCAGCCCGGTGGGCGCGCTGTTCAGCGGCATCCTCGAACAATGCAGCGCCGGCAGCGAATTCGGCGCGGTCATCGATATCGACATGCGCCGCCGCTTGCTGCGCGGGCTGTTCGACTCCTACTACGCCGACAAGGCCGACAAACCGGTCATCTTCGACACCAACCGCCAGTGGTGCGCGCGCCTGCCGGCCTTGAAGGACCTGTTCCCCAAGGCCAGGACCATTGCCTGCGTGCGCAATGTCGCCTGGGTCATGGACAGCCTGGAACGGCTGTACCGGGCCAACCCCTTCGAAAACACCAAGCTGTTCGGCGATGCGGTCGAGCGCAATTCGGTCTACAGCCGCTGTGAAACCCTGGCCCAGCACAACCGCCTGGTGGGTTACGCCTGGACGGCCTTGAAAGAGGCCTATTACGGCGAAAACGCCGATTCGATGCTGATCGTCGACTACGACCTGCTGAGCCAGGCTCCGGAGCGGGTGATGCGGCTGATCTACGACTTTATCGGCGAACCCTGGTTCGAACACGATTTCGACAGCCTGGCCTACGACGCGCCCGAGTTCGACCAGGCGCTGGGGGTCGCGGGCCTGCACAAGGTCAAGGCGCGGGTGGCGCTGCAGTCGCGGCGCACCATCCTGCCGCCGGACCTGTTCGAGAAGTATGCGGAGTTGTCCTTCTGGAAAGACGGGGCATCCAGCGCCGCCAATGTCATTCGCATGAAATCCGACGCCGCGGTCCGTTGAT harbors:
- a CDS encoding GNAT family N-acetyltransferase, which codes for MLHKDSAMSDGLVVRPSRPTDGPFLQSLYRSARSDLQWIDGEQEQIEQVIAQQFQVQEQGAGENFPGAMQYVIEKLGSAIGALTTDFGPNEIRVLYLAFIPAARGRGYGRTVLRGVQKAAEQVRCPVATVVWASNPHARRHYLALGFQVEEANPAAERLVWYPGPRG
- a CDS encoding DUF6916 family protein, with translation MLHLLQSEHFQPLLGQTCNLLLPDGSVLPVHIESIKDTPQARMPNSARMPFCVELNSLEPTEFVDGLCDLELPGVGHLQDMFVSRVPALGRDPTLGYFYIAFN
- a CDS encoding efflux RND transporter periplasmic adaptor subunit; translated protein: MRRFQGLGLGLTCLVCVAQAQTPAPDDPLLNDTAAGAAVASGSEARGVLRAKDQAVLAGELSGRIVELPYSEGESFKKGDVLARFDCSAYQAQLNAAQAASRGANEELAHNRQLASLNSVGRFEVARAAAKVSETQAQSQVYQVQVKRCSVVAPFDGQVVERKVKRYESVTAGSPLLEIVDNRSLEIHLLVPSSWMGKLKAGQTFSFVPDETGKPLAATVKRLGARIDEGSQTLLLVAAVPNAEGLLAGMSGTARFAELK
- a CDS encoding efflux RND transporter periplasmic adaptor subunit, whose product is MNAPVAGAAEQVFARFLDLERQTRAARTVEQLAYSLVNDGQALFGFRHAALVIAGKVRAVTGVSALDPNAPFVAFVEQAVAQLFKLELVQQARVVAAEQLSAPVRADWQSLSAAQVFWLPLIDRQGAVFGGLWLARDTPWNPSEQVLLAQLGDTYSHAWLALQPRKPWRLRWNRKRRLALLAVVLLGLLIPVRQSVLAPAEVVPLGGRVVAAPLDGVIAEFLVKPNQTVKAGDLLLRFENTTLNAQADVAARALGVAEAELKTNSQRAFADAESSSKIDLLAARVEQKRAERDYARELLKRSEVRAERDGIAVFADAERWTGKPVQTGERLMEIADPSQAELRIELAVGDAIALEPGAQVALFLDSDPLQRHLASLERAAYEAQPTPGGQLAYRLDARFRDAPPRIGLRGTAKLFGERAPLALYLLRRPLAGLRQSVGL
- a CDS encoding phage tail protein, with translation MEVFMGTIQAFSFNFPPNGWASCYGQTLGISQYQALFSLLGTYYGGNGTTNFQLPNLQGRLPIGQGNGLGLTPRVIGEVSGTENVTPTLNNLPAHTHTLASLSAATTLQLANPASNPASTPTATNSFIGTSGGGPGTATIYSDKQGTTPVPLQGVSTTITGTISPAGNGLPLPVMNPFLVINFSVALNGLFPSRN
- a CDS encoding sulfotransferase family protein; this encodes MKGLPQFHFISGLPRSGSTLLSAILLQNPRFHAGMTSPVGALFSGILEQCSAGSEFGAVIDIDMRRRLLRGLFDSYYADKADKPVIFDTNRQWCARLPALKDLFPKARTIACVRNVAWVMDSLERLYRANPFENTKLFGDAVERNSVYSRCETLAQHNRLVGYAWTALKEAYYGENADSMLIVDYDLLSQAPERVMRLIYDFIGEPWFEHDFDSLAYDAPEFDQALGVAGLHKVKARVALQSRRTILPPDLFEKYAELSFWKDGASSAANVIRMKSDAAVR
- a CDS encoding efflux RND transporter periplasmic adaptor subunit: MNLPGLRADLQLSAAAPALDGSPRWTLADPVRGRYFKLGAAAMRLLRHWSLGDAGQVLHAANREPGLPLGGAELEELLGFLRSHDLITALDPQQRASYDLKAAAQHQSLWQVLLHQYLFFRIPLWRPDAFLNRAWPWLARFGSGLLRYGLPLTLGLGVFLVSRDWQRFLATFPHLFSLGGALAFGVALFFAKLCHEFGHAFMAKRAGCRVQSMGVAFMVLLPMFYTDVSDAWRVNDRRARLLIGAGGVLAELLLASIALLAWSLLPDGPARTAAFMLASATWITTLVINLNPFMRFDGYFLLSDFWEVDNLQGRAFALCRWRLREALFGYRQPAPEPWSPAMQRRLLWWGYGSWLWRAVLFFGIALAVYHLFFKLLGIFLMLVELVWFIFLPIVREWREWWTRREQADAPRVLLSSLGLVAALLLVAVPWRSSVEVPAMLEAGRASALHAPVAARVRQVNVSDGQAVSKGQVLVELESPDLASRQAIARREIEIQQLQMRRRAGRSETAADAGIVEQQLAEAVAEYRGLSAQRERLLLRAPEAGQLRDLLPQLQVGRWVSSKDPLARVVEPGARLRGFLAEAELWRVAPGATGRFIADDPMHPALEVQLTEVDTNGVAYIDQEALTSDHHGPIAVRRDENRRAEPVQAQYGARLKVLDTSVTPSQPLRGVVVLQGRGESLLGTAWRRLAALGVRESGF